One stretch of Thermomicrobiales bacterium DNA includes these proteins:
- a CDS encoding class I SAM-dependent methyltransferase — protein MSASSPYDEIAAYYDLEHRFFTDDVEFYLQFIEAAGDPVLELGCGTGRILRGVAEAGFSVTGVDSSVAMIDFARVALEEDGFADEVELILGDFSQPNLAPQETFGVAIVGLDSLLHAATQAEQIAVLRAAWTALDPRGQLIVDVLHPTPGRLMAMDGGLAFQGSWEMDDGARLDKLVSQSIEPHQQLIHSEIWYEVTSPAGEVRRTRTGFTQRWIGAGELVLMAQLAGFQDWRLYGSYELDPLDPLSDRLIIAAEKTKTD, from the coding sequence GTGTCCGCCAGTAGCCCCTATGACGAGATCGCAGCATATTACGACCTGGAGCATCGTTTCTTCACGGATGACGTCGAGTTCTACCTCCAGTTCATCGAAGCCGCGGGCGATCCCGTGCTCGAACTGGGCTGTGGAACGGGCCGCATTCTGCGTGGCGTTGCCGAGGCAGGATTCTCGGTAACTGGCGTCGATTCTTCTGTTGCGATGATCGACTTCGCGCGTGTAGCGCTCGAGGAGGACGGTTTTGCGGACGAGGTCGAGCTGATCCTGGGAGATTTTTCTCAGCCGAACCTGGCGCCCCAAGAAACGTTTGGCGTGGCGATCGTTGGGCTCGACTCGTTGCTCCATGCCGCCACGCAGGCCGAGCAGATCGCGGTGCTACGTGCTGCCTGGACAGCGCTCGACCCACGCGGCCAACTCATCGTCGATGTCCTGCACCCGACCCCCGGACGGCTCATGGCAATGGATGGCGGTCTTGCCTTTCAGGGAAGTTGGGAAATGGACGACGGGGCCCGCCTGGACAAGCTCGTCAGCCAATCGATCGAACCCCATCAGCAGCTCATCCACAGCGAAATCTGGTACGAAGTCACCTCCCCCGCCGGCGAGGTGAGACGTACCCGCACTGGATTCACGCAACGCTGGATCGGAGCCGGTGAACTCGTCCTCATGGCGCAATTGGCCGGTTTTCAGGACTGGCGCCTGTACGGAAGCTACGAGCTGGACCCGCTCGACCCGCTCTCCGACCGGCTCATCATTGCTGCCGAAAAGACCAAGACTGACTGA
- the sulP gene encoding sulfate permease: MEVSNPRAVRLGRWLPGLASARSYQREWLPKDLIAGLVLVALLVPQGMAYAELAGLPPVNGLYASMVPLLIYALLGPSRILVLAPDSAIAPMVAATIIPLAGEDMSERVAIAGLLAILVGGFCLAGAAFGAGFLTDLISRPVRTGYLAGIALTVIVSQIPAMLGIEGGGERLAPAIRSIAGEIGDLDWSTVLVGTACLIVLLGLRKVSRMIPAALIVVIGSILVTRIADLNVAVVGSLPMGLPELVVPQPGGVSIEKLALSAAAISVIAFADTSILSRSYARRLNEEVDANQELRALGVANLATGLFQGFPISSSSSRTPVAEQSGARTQLTGVIGAIGLGVVLLSFGDLFRDLPTAALAAILIGAAIGLVDVDEFRRLWQVYRPDCYLAIAAFVGVSLAGVLWGIGFAIVLSIAAFLWRSWHPHVAVLGRAPGVKGYHDVTRYADANQIPGLLLFRFDAPIFFANAELFRDSVMHAVANADCPIARVVIAAEPITDLDSTAADMLTTLDRDLAKQGIDLAFAELRDPMKDRLRTFGIVEIIGHEKFYLTLGQAVRSYVEETGVEWVDWEDRPTHARESGDS, translated from the coding sequence GTGGAGGTTTCGAACCCGCGCGCGGTACGACTCGGGCGCTGGCTGCCAGGTCTTGCCAGCGCGCGATCGTACCAGCGCGAGTGGCTGCCGAAGGATCTCATCGCGGGACTGGTCCTGGTAGCGCTGCTCGTGCCGCAAGGCATGGCCTACGCCGAACTCGCGGGGCTGCCACCAGTCAACGGGCTGTACGCCTCCATGGTCCCGTTGCTCATCTATGCGTTGCTGGGACCATCGCGCATCCTGGTGCTCGCACCGGACTCTGCGATCGCGCCGATGGTGGCGGCCACGATCATTCCCCTTGCTGGCGAAGACATGTCCGAACGAGTCGCGATCGCCGGGTTACTGGCGATTCTCGTGGGGGGCTTCTGCCTTGCCGGTGCGGCGTTCGGCGCCGGTTTTCTCACCGACCTGATCTCACGGCCCGTCCGAACAGGGTACCTCGCGGGCATCGCGTTGACAGTCATCGTGAGCCAGATACCAGCGATGCTCGGGATCGAAGGAGGCGGCGAACGACTGGCGCCAGCAATCCGGAGCATTGCCGGCGAGATTGGGGATCTCGATTGGTCGACCGTCCTTGTCGGCACGGCTTGTCTCATCGTGCTGCTGGGACTGCGCAAGGTCTCACGCATGATTCCGGCCGCACTCATCGTGGTCATTGGGTCGATTCTGGTAACCCGTATTGCAGATCTCAATGTCGCCGTGGTTGGATCGCTTCCCATGGGACTTCCCGAACTGGTCGTTCCGCAACCAGGAGGGGTGAGCATCGAAAAGCTGGCGCTGTCGGCGGCGGCGATCAGTGTGATTGCCTTTGCCGACACCAGCATTCTCTCCCGCTCATATGCCCGGCGGCTGAACGAAGAGGTGGACGCGAACCAGGAGCTCCGGGCGCTTGGTGTCGCGAATCTGGCGACTGGCCTTTTTCAGGGATTTCCTATCTCGAGTAGCTCGTCGCGAACACCGGTAGCCGAGCAGTCCGGAGCCAGGACGCAATTGACTGGTGTGATTGGGGCGATCGGGCTCGGGGTTGTGCTCCTCTCCTTCGGAGATCTCTTTCGCGATCTTCCGACCGCGGCGCTCGCGGCAATCCTGATCGGCGCTGCCATCGGCCTGGTCGATGTCGATGAGTTTCGCCGACTCTGGCAGGTCTATCGACCTGACTGCTATCTGGCAATTGCCGCCTTTGTGGGCGTGTCGTTGGCAGGCGTTCTCTGGGGGATAGGCTTCGCCATCGTCCTGTCGATTGCGGCGTTTCTCTGGCGATCGTGGCATCCGCATGTTGCCGTGCTCGGACGGGCGCCTGGGGTGAAGGGGTATCACGATGTCACCCGATATGCTGATGCAAACCAGATACCGGGGCTTTTGTTGTTTCGCTTCGATGCCCCGATCTTCTTCGCGAATGCCGAACTCTTCCGCGATTCCGTCATGCACGCGGTCGCGAACGCGGACTGCCCCATTGCGCGGGTGGTCATCGCCGCGGAGCCAATCACCGACCTCGATTCGACAGCCGCCGATATGCTGACGACGCTCGATCGTGATCTGGCGAAGCAGGGCATCGATCTGGCCTTCGCCGAGCTGCGTGACCCAATGAAAGATCGGTTGCGGACGTTCGGGATTGTGGAGATCATCGGCCACGAGAAGTTCTATCTGACGCTGGGGCAGGCAGTGCGATCCTACGTGGAGGAGACAGGGGTGGAGTGGGTCGATTGGGAAGATCGCCCGACCCACGCCCGTGAATCAGGCGACAGCTGA
- a CDS encoding OsmC family protein, giving the protein MVNVKLVDGTMGVATAGPHAIVVDRSLANGGTYLGMVGGEILLSAIGTCLMTTLIGAARAREIDVTRLEFNLSAVHKDSPSRYTSIEVETIIEADASDDDIGKLLAIAERACTVSNTIARGATIGVTRKVAEVAPA; this is encoded by the coding sequence ATGGTCAATGTGAAGCTGGTGGATGGGACGATGGGCGTCGCCACCGCGGGACCTCATGCGATCGTGGTCGACCGGTCGCTTGCAAACGGGGGCACCTACCTCGGCATGGTGGGCGGAGAGATCTTGCTTTCCGCAATTGGAACCTGCCTCATGACCACACTCATCGGAGCGGCGCGCGCGCGAGAGATCGACGTGACCCGGCTGGAGTTCAACCTCTCGGCCGTGCACAAAGATTCGCCCTCGCGCTACACCTCGATCGAGGTCGAAACCATCATCGAGGCCGATGCGAGTGACGATGACATTGGAAAGCTGTTGGCCATTGCCGAGCGTGCCTGCACGGTTTCGAACACGATAGCTCGCGGAGCGACCATTGGTGTGACGCGCAAGGTCGCCGAGGTCGCGCCAGCCTAG
- the smpB gene encoding SsrA-binding protein SmpB, whose product MAATTKNDRRTDRVVVTNRRALHDYHILESVETGIVLSGTEIKSLRAGQMSIAEAYVRVDRGELWLIGSHISPYAFGTHANHDPHRPRKLLAHKKEIAELKAATEQKGMTLIPLRIAIRNGRAKVDVGVARAKKLYDKRQDQAERDSRRDIERSMVDRG is encoded by the coding sequence ATGGCCGCGACAACCAAGAACGATCGGCGCACGGACCGAGTGGTGGTCACCAACCGGCGCGCGCTGCATGACTATCACATCCTCGAATCGGTCGAAACCGGCATCGTGCTTTCCGGCACGGAGATCAAGTCGCTCCGCGCAGGGCAGATGTCGATTGCGGAAGCATACGTGCGAGTCGATCGGGGCGAGCTCTGGCTGATCGGATCGCACATTTCTCCCTATGCATTCGGAACGCACGCGAATCACGATCCGCACCGGCCACGCAAACTGCTGGCGCACAAGAAAGAGATTGCCGAGCTCAAGGCGGCCACGGAGCAGAAGGGCATGACGCTCATACCGCTGCGGATCGCAATTCGCAACGGACGAGCCAAAGTGGATGTGGGCGTCGCTCGCGCGAAGAAGCTCTACGACAAACGGCAGGACCAGGCCGAGCGCGATTCCCGGCGCGACATCGAGCGGTCCATGGTGGATCGCGGCTAG